The Aedes albopictus strain Foshan chromosome 1, AalbF5, whole genome shotgun sequence genomic interval aattgagatgaaaacttttaaacacatggaaaccgtgcagaaatatgtactcttgagtttggaattttttgttttgaaaattatttcaaatgtGTAGGAACCAAAACCTAAGaaaagtgctacatattaaaaaccgtatttaagataaattaataaaaatcttAACACTGTTCaaaaaattttctatttttttaaattcaccTTTATAATAGGCACAAATACTTAGCACTTTAAAACAGTTTCATGCTTCAAACATAATATATTCTAAAGATTATCATTTGTCACTAacttcaattttcagaaaatgtctcatAATTTATAAGACAATAAATTTTTCGTTCTTGTCCAAATCACCAACGAACTCCTAGAGACCTTGTCCAGCTatgaaagtactattttgaacatAAAATTTGAATGAATATAACTGAGACCAATTTCAAGAAAATTATAACCTTAACAAActgcctctggcgcgtggacgatttcgacatcgatatgttcaacgttatatttccaaaggcaTGCGAATTAAAACAGGCTATGTTTCTGTGCCATTGTCAGATTAGTGTCTCTACTATATTATCCATAgtatacatgcaaggttaatcggTTGGAACTAGGGAAACGATGTCtctgaaaactgtcgcattttatATAGGTCATACTGTACAATACGACAACAAATTTCACCTTGTCCTTTTTAACAGAGTGAAAAGCTTGAGACACCTTTACTGGTTGGTGGTTGACAAAGGAATGATTCAATTTATTTTCTAGCCGTTCGGTGCGTGCGTATCCGTTGCCATTTCCTTGGTTATTTTCTCCGTTACCATGGCATGTTTTGGCGTTGCCATGCAATGGAAATCCATCGCGTAACACCAACTTGCTTGCCAGTTGCTACAACATCCCCGTCTTCGTCCTGAATGACAATCTTGCCTTTGTGGAAAATTACTGCTGGAAAGAAGCAGCCTTTTCCAGCCGGCGCAGAGGCATTAGATTCAGCGTCAGATCCGGTACATAAAGTACATTTTCCATGCGGATGTTGATCTGCTTACCATCGACAATCGAGTACACGTAGATTTCTCCACGATGCCTAGCGACCAGTTTGACACCTTTTTTCGCTGTTGCTATCCAAACAggctggttccgggtcatttggccgagtgccatttggctgaatgccgtttggccgaaaaataaacgatgaacttaagtgatcacgCCACTGTTCTATACGgcagtacaactcgaaagaacagcctatgatttaaagaaggaaaaatctctgataaaatattacAGTGACAGCGCCAACTTGTTCCTTggtggtaaaactagaaagaatagtctatgATTAAAAGAAAGCATTTCTGCTGATCATATCGGCAGCTAGAATGTCAAAACTGTTGGTTCTCCgcacctctgaattcttttgatcgtaattcggccaaacggcattcggccaaatgacccattcggtcagatgggttccgggtcatttggccgaacgccgtttggccgtatgccgtttggccgaacgccatttggccgacagggtcatttggccgaatgccgtttggtcgaaaaatgaatgatgaacttaagtgatcaagTCACTGTTTTTCTCATCAGTattactcgaaagaacagcctatatgtcaaagaagaaaaaatatttgataaaatattggcagtttcaacgccaactaatctctgaacggcaaaactagaaagaatagcctatgattcaaagaaggaactaTTTCTGATGATAATATTAGCAGTTAggatgtcaaaaacttcctctgaattcttttgatcataaatcggccaaacggcattcggccaaacgacccattcggccaaacgacccattcggccaaacgacattcggccaaatggccggacaccggtcagatggcattcggccaaatggctttcggccaaacagcattcggccaaatagcCGGACACCAAACAGGCTCTTCTATAGCACCTCCAGACTTTTGAACAGCTCATGTTGATTGGCCATGTGGTGTGATGCCCTGCTAgccgcccaagtaaccacggtgttgaagccttattgcatgcagatatacggtgtatttagagcaatcattacttaacATActaacttaaggttgatttaaagtggaaatgggcaattatagaatcaaattgagATTATACTGGATTTTTTCAATCGGCTTCCAAAATCTTCTTGATTTGGGTTCACTGAGCCCACCCAGTGGTGGTTGACAAAGGAGTGATTTATTGTACTCTAACAGTACTCACACtttagattcttgagaaattagtGCAGCCCGTGATTCcatattgggaaccactgagctttgcaacGTCACTATATTGTAACAAATGCTTCTTGAGACGCAGAATATGAAAACCATTTTCACATTCTTATCGCACTTTGCATTCTTGAGACATTTGCATGGCCCGTGATTCCAGATTAGAAACCTCTGAGGTTTACAACACAACTAAATTGTAATAAGTACTCATAGAGACTTCACTTTCTAAtcgcactttcggttcttgagagaTTGGCATGGACCGTCGCCTCAGCATGGGAACCACTGAGCTGTGCAACACCACTATGTTGTAACACATGGACGCagaatccggaaaaaaatctcaCCCTCTCCTAGAAATTTCGATTCTTGAGAAATTAGTGTGGCTCGTCATCCAAGATTGGGAACCACTAAATTTTGTAACAAGGCTGGCGGTAGTGCTCCTTGAGACGGACAATTTGAGAAACAACTTCAAATTCCCATTATATCACATGTTagttgttcccgaatacctagaATTCAATTTACGCCCAgggagcagtgttggtaaaaactcaatttctcaaaactcatggttaagtgttttcacgcgcgattcttgactcgccaaactcaccgccgaaaaaatcaagcatgagttgactcatgattttgctcattgctttatttcttggtctgCTTATTATTTACAACGAAGTGTTAACGATTGTATGATAAAATGAGACCAAACCTTGCATGCAGTAACAATAAATATCGTTAAAATTGATTtgtattcgttttacaagcgaacgagtttttggcgcttgactcgcgagagcgagatttcgcatgaaaaactcgcgcgtgagaaaatgattcagaatcgcgcgcgactCGCTCACGCAAGAGTGGTTCATGAGAGAgtcttgagtgtgattttaccaacactgctaggGAGCGTCAATCAAGGGAGCGTTGTTTGGtaattagtgcgtaaatgggggTGGGGCTAGGGTTGGGGGCGTAACTTGAGTTTGGCGTAAttaaagtgagcgtaaattggggtttaagTACCAAAATATGAAGCTGCTTAAGGCTACTAAGCAACATCAACCAAGACTAAAAAGTATCCTCTTATCTGAACTTCTGGTTACTTGGAAAAACAGGAAATCCACCCTCCAAAGCTATGGATTTCTTTCCTAGACCAAATATAATCTTCAACAAAAACCAATCGTTCGTTCAAAATAAGAACTTTTTCATCGCCAAATAAATAGCAGTCGCCACCAGACATACCAACAGCACCAACAAGCCGCAAGTCACATCGAAGCAGAGCCACTTCCGGCTGCCCACCTTGCGGTAGTAATAGTGAGCCTCTTTGATGTCCGCTGCTGTGGTGGCCACATGCTGGGCCGCATCCTGCACTTCGGATTGCGCCAGATTGAGCATGCTGCCGTGCTCCATCGCTAGGGTCGCGAACAGCGCAAACAGATCCCGCATTTCGACGAGCGTTCGCTCCAGCGCCTTCAGCTCCTGATTGCGTTCCTCTTCGGCATGGTGTTGGATTTTTAAGGCCGCAGTTTCCTCCTCCTCCTCGATAAGGATTGTGGTGGATTTTGTAAAATGAATCTGTTCATCTAGGGAGTGGCGTCGAGAGAAGCACTGACTGGCATCAACGAAGTCGTAGCCCAGAGTATTTGTCGGTTGTGTGGTGTCGCACTGCGATGGCAAGGTCAAGGATTGTTGCGATGATTCTACGAATAAAAGAAGATAAGAAGGGCTTAGGTGGATCTTAAGTGAAGGTTGGGCTTGGCTGTCACACCAACCTACAGATCTCCGCTTTCTAACCGTTTCCTCGTAATTATGCACCAACGAGCGAAACCTCCAGAACGCCTCGAAATAGGCAGTTTTCACACTTTTAAACTGAGTACTGCGCACCAGGCTTACCAGATCATCGTTTTCTCTTTGTTCTCCGCCTCTCTCATCTTTCCGCTTACTTAGGTTCTGCAAATCTGTCTGAAGTCCCTTGACAGCGTTGAAAATCTTGGCGCACAGATTTGCATTGTCATCCAGCTTTTGACTAACATTGATTGATCTTCGGCCTGTAAGCTCTTCTTCGATGTTCTGAATGTTTTGCTGCAAATCACTGATCCAAcaggatatttttgaaaactgaaaCGATCGCATTAGAATTTTATGACTTGAACTATATCGATCTGTGTTTAGGCACACCCACTTGGCTGACATCCTGAATGATTTGCTTCTGGTTGAGCAACGCGTTGTATTCATGCTGTTGGGGAAGACTCTCTAGGGATTCCGTGAATTCACGTTTCTTAAACGAAGATCATTAGCAATAACTGTGAAAACTGAAGGCAAAAGTATGCACCTGATGGACCTACTGTTAGAAGTGAGTTCAAACGATCCCGACCCATTCCTGAATGCGAAGCCTTAATCTGGCAAACTTATGCTGAAAGTAGAGGGGTCCAGGTCAGCTGGAATTAGTTATATGTGGTTCACTTCATTCGGACAAACTTCTTCTACCATAGTTTCATAAATTTAAGATACCTCTTTGGAATccttctataataataataaagtcaAGTCAGTAGTATGTTTCTACACCTCTAATAAATGGCAACCTTAACACTTCTGAGACTGCTGGAAACAAGTCACACTACCGAACACATTTGATAAACAATTTACGTATCAGCAAATCGTTCAAAGAAATCAACATGTGTAATCACACCAACGCAACGATGCGTTTTACGTTGCATCGATAAGTTTTTCTGACTTAAAAAAAAGTCTGAACAGTACAAATCCgtcgagaaattaaaaaaaaagaagtggACGTATTTTAAGAAAaggcttttttttatattttagaaAATACATTACAGTGTTAAAAACACTgcagagaatttttttttctaaaatctctgataaaattttaAGTGAAAATTCAGTTGTAAAATTTGAAACGAAGAtatcaattattgaaaaaaaaagaatgtcaTTTCAAAACCGGAGAGGGACCTCTACCTGGAGGCCCGAtcttgttatttttttcaaaaagtataAATGTTAAACAAATATGTATGTATACTCCCACGTGCTGTAGGTTATTTTTAAGGGGTTGTATATATTGAGGTCGGgcaaaaatcgaaatattttttattttttaatcttAAAGTATAGGTTCTTgagaatgctgtgtcaaattttcatggagatccaagcagtagaagcaaagatatagcgttttgcgcaTCGCTCTCTTACGGGCGCGTAGTGTATATTTGAAACTTTAcacgcgattatctcggaatcaTGTTTTcccaaaaacgtcgatgcggtgactacgattgcggaatcagttctcaaccgatttcaaccaattttttttttttttgagtgttcgctatctatgtgtcgtgtccttgaacgatcaatatttttcataaaaattttcatatcagttttatgatttttttattcatttttttggcTGAAAAAAGttacttttttgagaaaaatcgttcCCGTTTGCAAAATAAAAGCTTTTTTTGTTATTCCGATCGTTCAAGGACATCACAAGGTCATCTAGTAACGGTTTTGTTTCGGGTTTGCGCTTTGAGTTGAGCCGTTGgactgtaatcatagtcacggcaaacCTATTTCAAAGAAaacatgttttacagaaattgttaTAACTTTGGTAATTAGTACTATTTTTTATGTTCTCAAACTGATTTTACACATTAAGAATACTTAATACTATGTGTGTGGTTGTTACATACGATATAGCAGCACGGTCTATTGCATCTGTCAGACTGCGTGAGCCCATCCCATTCTACACACGCGCACGGCTCTACATCCCACTCTACACAGCGGCCAAGCAAGCTGACAGTCAGTCCCGCGCGAACGAGTCAGCAGCAAACAGGAGCACAAGCGACCCGCATCTTGTGGATCCGCGCGTTATGGCCGATTCCTCGGTACTCAAAccgcacattggcgatcctgccaggaggcgGATTTCCCGGCAGTTTTCCGGATCTTTCATAATTGGGGGCCTGCGAGGAATCGGCCATAGCGTGCTGTAAAAGTGGTTTCGCGTGTGTCGGAGGAGAAAATAGAGATTAGTGGTGTTTATTGTGATTGCTTGCAGTGTCCAGTGATATCGGAAGCGGATCCAGAATTTTAGTTCGGATCTGAGGTGAGTTGATTTTGTGGCGTTAGTATCGTAGGTGAAAAGAAACAATTTGTTGTCGTCGCAGTGGTTCGGAGCGGGAGCCAggagaaacatatttttttctacaTACAAGATTCAGTAGTCCAAGCGCGCTGGGGGTTTGCATTGAATCGATTGGATTGttttgagtttaattttttttttcagttttcgtcGATTTAGTGAGCATGCAACGTAGCGCAAAATGCCTGCTTTTCACATGGAAAATGAATCAGATTTAACTAACCTACAAATCAAACGTCAGTTTTGAAGCAAATGTAGTCCATGCTTGAAATAAACAtgcatttttttctatttatttctgACAAGTTATGTTAGAAATGAATGTGGAAGTTTTTGTTTTGTGTGGCAGGGCGTGGAAGCATTTGGGAGGAAATATTTGATCTTGCAGCTGGAACTTATGGGTTTTGTTTATGTTCAGTTTGTTtatggaacggggggctcctcgtCGAGTGTTTTAGGAATCAGTATGTTACATATTGTTGGGGTGTTTGGGTTTATACATTTAaccagtttaccgaataaacatgagtacagtagacgttcggtcgttgcaaacggtttaactgcaatgcgttttaactgcaagtccggtaagtgcaacagatTTGCAGtcatcgcaccgccaaacgtcaaaatggtgcgccatgttagcccaaatgaagtCGGATTGGGATTACGTTCACGATTATTTCATGTCGATTGACAACTtattgacatctgtcagtcgttgcagttattgaatttcattcgccaagtaaaacgtaaacatgttgcagttgtcGAACGTTGCAAATGAACGAGGTTTGTCTCCGTGTGGTTTTAGGAGTGAGAAAAGGGATTTTCACACCAAAAGTTAGCATCAAGTGAACTTAGAAGAGGGTTTCTGCACTGAGTGTCATTTGAGCTGTCCTACTCATTACTGCATACTGAGGTCAGGAAAAGAAAACGATTTTTAGAGCAATGTAGAAGAAGTATTTTCTGCGCATCAAGATGGTTGAAAACAATCTCATTTGAAATGCTAAACGCTCTATGTAATTGGGTTATTGGGTGAATGACATATTGCTAATTTCTATGGCCTAATAGAAGGATTGCGTTGAGTACAATTGCAAATTGTTTGAGGTCTATTGGGCCAATCTCGCTATCGGGATTATCGGATCAACGTATCGgtcggaagcggatcgggatgaccgcgcaatgaattgttggaagcggatcgggatgaccgcgctatgagttgttggaagcggatcgggatgaccgcgctattaattgttggaagcggatcgggatgaccgcgcaatgagttgttggaagcggatcgggatgaccgcgctatgagctgttggaagcggatcgggatgaccgcgctatgaaTTGTCGGAAGCGGATCaggatgaccgcgctatgagtTGTCGGAAGCGGATCGGGACGACCGCGCAATGAGttgttggaagcggatcgggatgaccgcgctatgaattgttggaagcggatcgggatgaccgcgctatgagcTGTTGGAAGCGGATTGAGATGACCGCGCTATGAGTTgtcggaagcggatcgggatgaccgcgcagaGTTGTTGGGATGGTGGATGGAAAAAAAGGACGAATAGGCCAAGCAGTGAGCTGTTTAAAAACAGTAAATATATTGGTTGTAATTTTGTTGATACATAACCTAATCATAATCGCCTTACTTTTGAATTTTATAGGATGAATTAAAATTGCTCTGTATTTTAATTAGGTTTGGATTACAATTGTTTGTGATTGATATGGAGTTTGAATTGTACTTTTGTTGAGTTTAGAACGTATAAATTACAATTGGATTTTGTAATAATTTAAATTGAGTTGTCAATGCGCTTGAAACATATTATCGTGCGGAGGTTTCATAACTTACGAAACGACACCGCTGTTCCTAAATCGCTTTCAAAATCATCTTTCTGTGAAAGTGTGATGACAGTCAAACTGGCACTTTGATGTGACAAATTTGATCGTTGATGAAACATGTGCGAGTGATTACCTCTTCCAGTTGGTGTGATTGGTTCTGATGCAGTAAGCATTTTGTTAATACCAGTTGATTGGCAGGTATATTCAAGAACCGTTCCGATACGTTTTCAGTTTTACATTTCATAACATAAATAAACGTATCAGACCGCAGGGCTGGTAGACATTCTATACACGTAAAACCGAGAGGCTTGTGACAAGGTGCGTATTACTACTTCGCACGgcgatttttatttcaaaatgtagagaattttcaaatttaaaaaatgtaagaaaGTCAGGAATACACATAAAAAATATTCGAAAGTGGAACTTATCATGAAAAGCAGTTGCCTTTCAAAGAAAGTTTTTGAAAAGGGGAGTAAAATCTTACGGGAATAGTATATTCCCTTGGAATCAATCTTTGAAGTAAATCTACAAAAGCAGTGAATATCAGGCGAAAAGTTACTTGAATAAGGTAAAAGCTGTTTACTTTTCCATTGAATTCTTCCAGTTGGCGCTAGCAGCGAAAAGTGTTGACAAGAACCTTTATAGCATCTGGTTCgcagcgctgacagcccggcggcgacaccatcgTTTGTATTCAATCCATCAGCTGTGGTGCTCTCGGTTctcaactttctcaaattttcaccgc includes:
- the LOC115264503 gene encoding uncharacterized protein LOC115264503 isoform X2 — encoded protein: MGRDRLNSLLTKREFTESLESLPQQHEYNALLNQKQIIQDVSQFSKISCWISDLQQNIQNIEEELTGRRSINVSQKLDDNANLCAKIFNAVKGLQTDLQNLSKRKDERGGEQRENDDLVSLVRSTQFKSVKTAYFEAFWRFRSLVHNYEETVRKRRSVESSQQSLTLPSQCDTTQPTNTLGYDFVDASQCFSRRHSLDEQIHFTKSTTILIEEEEETAALKIQHHAEEERNQELKALERTLVEMRDLFALFATLAMEHGSMLNLAQSEVQDAAQHVATTAADIKEAHYYYRKVGSRKWLCFDVTCGLLVLLVCLVATAIYLAMKKFLF
- the LOC115264503 gene encoding uncharacterized protein LOC115264503 isoform X1, whose product is MGRDRLNSLLTKREFTESLESLPQQHEYNALLNQKQIIQDVSQFSKISCWISDLQQNIQNIEEELTGRRSINVSQKLDDNANLCAKIFNAVKGLQTDLQNLSKRKDERGGEQRENDDLVSLVRSTQFKSVKTAYFEAFWRFRSLVHNYEETVRKRRSVGWCDSQAQPSLKIHLSPSYLLLFVESSQQSLTLPSQCDTTQPTNTLGYDFVDASQCFSRRHSLDEQIHFTKSTTILIEEEEETAALKIQHHAEEERNQELKALERTLVEMRDLFALFATLAMEHGSMLNLAQSEVQDAAQHVATTAADIKEAHYYYRKVGSRKWLCFDVTCGLLVLLVCLVATAIYLAMKKFLF